In Nomia melanderi isolate GNS246 chromosome 4, iyNomMela1, whole genome shotgun sequence, the following are encoded in one genomic region:
- the LOC116428336 gene encoding FAD synthase isoform X1 has product MIQLRRYLVNISSRYHASSNTRVMLVHGKSSGEHPTAGIIVVGDEILKAQVKDTNSFYASSLLYKHGIRVQKIAIIQDNVEDIAKAIKYFSANFNYVFTTGGIGPTHDDVTYEAVALGFNDTLHYHPRLVDIIKNQFGCNSFPSPAYKMAYIPKKSTFKFGTNEVTGETFPYPCVVVENVYIFPGSPKFFESSFQSLCKELFAGYKRFATAEVFINAGEDSFAHILNDVVQNYPNVSFGSYPECNRYYKARVTIESEDERDTEAARKMFCSQISSAVLVRYDRTPHIDSLSKYEKLLDTLKRPSIYEKPFEIFLKHYRKPEDVWVYFDGSAESVISVHLARVAVEKLGHPSETKLHGIYLEQSDDSRTDMNRFLQEISQRYNVELCSLGSNKRITIRPELRILLLGRRSNDNKKEVYERVAQLSADSFPSVQIHFPLMDWTDEDVTTFVSSLSLPYYTTDQPRSYRACKYPRNACSGPVDY; this is encoded by the exons ATGATACAGTTACGGCGGTATCTAGTAAATATTTCGTCAAGGTACCATGCATCGAGTAACACGAGGGTAATGTTGGTACATGGCAAAAGTAGTGGGGAACACCCGACTGCTGGAATAATTG tCGTCGGAGATGAAATCTTGAAGGCACAAGTGAAAGACACTAATTCTTTTTACGCAAGCAGTTTGCTGTACAAGCATGGAATCAGAGTTCAGAAA ATCGCGATCATCCAAGACAACGTTGAAGATATCGCGAAagcaatcaaatatttttctgcgAACTTTAATTACGTCTTTACTACCGGGGGTATAGGGCCAACTCACGACGATGTTACGTACGAAG CTGTGGCATTGGGTTTCAACGATACGCTACATTACCATCCAAGATTGGTGGATATAATAAAGAATCAATTCGGTTGTAACAGCTTTCCTTCCCCTGCGTATAAAATGGCATAT ATTCCAAAGAAATCTACCTTTAAATTCGGAACGAACGAAGTTACAGGGGAAACGTTTCCTTATCCGTGCGTAGTAGTGGAAAATGTTTATATCTTCCCTGGGTCACCCAAATTCTTTGAATCTTCTTTTCAGTCTTTATGCAAG GAATTGTTTGCTGGATACAAACGTTTTGCAACCGCAGAAGTTTTTATAAATGCAGGGGAAGATTCCTTTGCGCACATCTTAAACGACGTTGTACAGAACTATCCCAATGTTTCATTCGGATCGTATCCAGAATGTAACAG GTATTACAAAGCGCGTGTCACCATAGAGAGTGAGGACGAGAGGGACACCGAAGCAGCTAGAAAAATGTTTTGCTCCCAGATTTCCAGCGCAGTATTAGTGCGTTACGATCGAACCCCTCACATTGATTCTCTCAGCAAATACGAGAAGTTGCTTGACACATTAAAACGTCCATCGATTTACGAAAAGCCCTTCGAAATATTCCT AAAACATTACCGAAAACCAGAAGACGTCTGGGTGTATTTCGACGGCAGCGCGGAGTCGGTGATTTCGGTGCACCTTGCTCGCGTCGCTGTCGAGAAACTCGGGCATCCTTCGGAAACGAAACTGCACGGAATCTATTTGGAACAATCGGATGATTCGAGAACGGATATGAACAGGTTTCTTCAGGAGATTAGCCAGAG GTACAACGTGGAGTTGTGCAGTCTGGGAAGTAATAAAAGGATTACAATTAGACCAGAACTACGAATATTGCTGCTCGGCAGGAGATCGAATGATAACAAGAAAGAAGTCTACGAGCGTGTTGCACAGTTGAGTGCCGACTCCTTTCCTAGCGTACAAATACATTTTCCTCTTATGGACTGGACGGACGAAGATGTTACGACTTTCGtcagctctctctctctacctTATTACACAACGGATCAACCTCGATCTTATCG GGCGTGTAAGTATCCACGCAATGCATGTAGCGGACCCGTAGATTACTAG
- the LOC116428336 gene encoding FAD synthase isoform X3 gives MIQLRRYLVNISSRYHASSNTRVMLVHGKSSGEHPTAGIIVVGDEILKAQVKDTNSFYASSLLYKHGIRVQKIAIIQDNVEDIAKAIKYFSANFNYVFTTGGIGPTHDDVTYEAVALGFNDTLHYHPRLVDIIKNQFGCNSFPSPAYKMAYIPKKSTFKFGTNEVTGETFPYPCVVVENVYIFPGSPKFFESSFQSLCKELFAGYKRFATAEVFINAGEDSFAHILNDVVQNYPNVSFGSYPECNRYYKARVTIESEDERDTEAARKMFCSQISSAVLVRYDRTPHIDSLSKYEKLLDTLKRPSIYEKPFEIFLKHYRKPEDVWVYFDGSAESVISVHLARVAVEKLGHPSETKLHGIYLEQSDDSRTDMNRFLQEISQRYNVELCSLGSNKRITIRPELRILLLGRRSNDNKKEVYERVAQLSADSFPSVQIHFPLMDWTDEDVTTFVSSLSLPYYTTDQPRSYR, from the exons ATGATACAGTTACGGCGGTATCTAGTAAATATTTCGTCAAGGTACCATGCATCGAGTAACACGAGGGTAATGTTGGTACATGGCAAAAGTAGTGGGGAACACCCGACTGCTGGAATAATTG tCGTCGGAGATGAAATCTTGAAGGCACAAGTGAAAGACACTAATTCTTTTTACGCAAGCAGTTTGCTGTACAAGCATGGAATCAGAGTTCAGAAA ATCGCGATCATCCAAGACAACGTTGAAGATATCGCGAAagcaatcaaatatttttctgcgAACTTTAATTACGTCTTTACTACCGGGGGTATAGGGCCAACTCACGACGATGTTACGTACGAAG CTGTGGCATTGGGTTTCAACGATACGCTACATTACCATCCAAGATTGGTGGATATAATAAAGAATCAATTCGGTTGTAACAGCTTTCCTTCCCCTGCGTATAAAATGGCATAT ATTCCAAAGAAATCTACCTTTAAATTCGGAACGAACGAAGTTACAGGGGAAACGTTTCCTTATCCGTGCGTAGTAGTGGAAAATGTTTATATCTTCCCTGGGTCACCCAAATTCTTTGAATCTTCTTTTCAGTCTTTATGCAAG GAATTGTTTGCTGGATACAAACGTTTTGCAACCGCAGAAGTTTTTATAAATGCAGGGGAAGATTCCTTTGCGCACATCTTAAACGACGTTGTACAGAACTATCCCAATGTTTCATTCGGATCGTATCCAGAATGTAACAG GTATTACAAAGCGCGTGTCACCATAGAGAGTGAGGACGAGAGGGACACCGAAGCAGCTAGAAAAATGTTTTGCTCCCAGATTTCCAGCGCAGTATTAGTGCGTTACGATCGAACCCCTCACATTGATTCTCTCAGCAAATACGAGAAGTTGCTTGACACATTAAAACGTCCATCGATTTACGAAAAGCCCTTCGAAATATTCCT AAAACATTACCGAAAACCAGAAGACGTCTGGGTGTATTTCGACGGCAGCGCGGAGTCGGTGATTTCGGTGCACCTTGCTCGCGTCGCTGTCGAGAAACTCGGGCATCCTTCGGAAACGAAACTGCACGGAATCTATTTGGAACAATCGGATGATTCGAGAACGGATATGAACAGGTTTCTTCAGGAGATTAGCCAGAG GTACAACGTGGAGTTGTGCAGTCTGGGAAGTAATAAAAGGATTACAATTAGACCAGAACTACGAATATTGCTGCTCGGCAGGAGATCGAATGATAACAAGAAAGAAGTCTACGAGCGTGTTGCACAGTTGAGTGCCGACTCCTTTCCTAGCGTACAAATACATTTTCCTCTTATGGACTGGACGGACGAAGATGTTACGACTTTCGtcagctctctctctctacctTATTACACAACGGATCAACCTCGATCTTATCG ATGA
- the LOC116428335 gene encoding putative tRNA (uracil-O(2)-)-methyltransferase — MEFTTLTSVETNFNESQFWQAIDIWYHNPQVANRRLLTCVELLNVEVDCNITEIFLNICALDLSSVTAAPNENSVDIKKLLDTLCIADKVSAPTSKPNILLHVRKQLPRVPNLFSCCIEFSLLEKEENRVINIHKSFCTEKKSLGPQRPYAIQQGKDGYTSISVYQLENSLEDCSLDWLKTKFFPCMLKWMRAIPKAAASHLPSLSLISAERYATLYWELKEKYSTELIKNWPENTDPLKFVYEDIAIATYLLLLWEKERLERGTQNLQSFVDLGCGNGLLVHILFSEGHRGLGIDLRRRKIWDLYPPETPLQVCTIIPSSATVYPGFDWIIGNHSDELSPWIPVIAARSSTDCRLFLLPCCPYELDGTKYQRYSAAKSQYSEYIDYLKHVCNVCGFRTYIDKLRIPSTKRICLVGWERTGDDDVEAKENRIREMISAKATLIQQENKTDVHLNEGSHVNGWTCDFKPRDTVEKVRNCTQLEKTLIANIVNIVANQLLENGRLISLDESTKKNWNAGRRLDLRQLAESIPRESLIRLRKECGGLQTLLKNHSHVFRVMQGKVEFRVPGTEVHEKSKRKKSSVRRKVKPCWFHERHPNGCPVTEANCAYKH; from the exons ATGGAATTTACGACATTAACGAGTGTAGAAACCAACTTCAATGAGTCACAGTTTTGGCAAGCCATTGACATTTGGTATCATAATCCTCAAGTTGCTAATAGAAGACTGTTAACATGCGTGGAACTATTAAATGTCGAAGTTGACTGCAATATAACTgagatttttctaaatatttgtgCCTTGGATCTCTCTTCTGTAACTGCAGCACCTAATGAGAACAGTGTAGATATAAAGAAGCTACTGGACACATTATGTATTGCAGACAAGGTTTCTGCTCCAACGTCTAAACCTAATATTCTCCTGCATGTGAGAAAACAGTTACCTCGTGTACCAAATTTATTCTCCTGTTGCATTGAGTTCTCCTtgttggaaaaagaagaaaatcgggTGATAAATATCCACAAATCCTTCTGTACAGAGAAGAAATCTCTAGGTCCACAAAGACCATACGCGATACAGCAAGGGAAAGATGGTTACACATCAATAAGCGTGTATCAATTGGAAAACTCATTAGAGGATTGTAGTCTAGATTGGTTGAAAACTAAGTTCTTCCCATGTATGTTAAAGTGGATGAGAGCCATACCAAAGGCTGCAGCATCCCATCTGCCATCGTTGAGTCTCATCTCAGCGGAAAGATACGCGACATTGTATTgggaattaaaagaaaagtataGCACAGAATTAATCAAGAATTGGCCGGAAAATACGGATCCGCTGAAATTCGTTTACGAAGATATCGCTATTGCTACTTACTTATTGCTATTATGGGAGAAAGAAAGATTGGAGAGAGGAACTCAAAATTTACAGTCGTTTGTGGATTTGGGCTGTGGCAATGGTTTACTTGTGCACATTTTATTCAGCGAAGGTCATCGCGGCTTAGGAATCGACTTACGTAGAAGAAAAATTTGGGACTTGTATCCTCCTGAAACACCGCTCCAG GTCTGTACGATTATCCCATCCTCTGCAACTGTGTATCCAGGATTCGATTGGATTATAGGCAATCATTCGGATGAATTGTCACCCTGGATTCCAGTGATCGCTGCACGTAGTTCCACTGACTGTCGTTTGTTCCTGCTACCTTGTTGCCCGTACGAACTCGACGGTACAAAATACCAAAGATACTCAGCCGCGAAGAGCCAGTACTCGGAATACATTGACTACCTGAAACACGTGTGCAACGTGTGTGGCTTCAGAACGTACATCGACAAGCTGAGAATCCCATCCACGAAACGAATCTGTCTAGTCGGGTGGGAGAGGACAGGCGACGACGACGTTGAAGCGAAGGAAAATCGCATCCGAGAGATGATAAGCGCAAAAGCAACACTGATTCAACAAGAAAACAAGACGGACGTGCATTTAAATGAAGGCTCCCATGTAAACGGATGGACATGTGACTTTAAACCAAGGGACACCGTGGAAAAGGTACGGAACTGCACGCAGCTGGAGAAAACGTTGATCGCTAATATCGTCAACATCGTGGCGAATCAGTTGCTCGAAAACGGTCGCCTGATTTCCCTCGACGAGTCCACGAAGAAAAATTGGAACGCTGGTCGACGTCTCGATTTGCGGCAATTAGCAGAGTCCATTCCGCGAGAAAGTCTGATACGCCTGCGCAAAGAATGCGGGGGTCTGCAGACGTTGCTAAAAAATCACAGTCACGTGTTCCGAGTGATGCAAGGGAAAGTCGAGTTCCGAGTACCGGGGACAGAGGTGCACGAAAAATcgaagagaaagaaatcgtCGGTTAGAAGGAAGGTGAAGCCTTGCTGGTTCCACGAGCGTCACCCTAATGGCTGCCCCGTGACCGAGGCGAATTGTGCTTACAAACACTGA